cttttctctgacCGAACCTTTTgacaactagtctagctttgtaccgtggtcgtgaagagaactcatttggcttcttcttgtaaattcacttgttctccaaagctctttttcctttaggtagcttcactaactcaaagtttggttatcatacaatgactgcatctcatcttgcatggcctcaacccactctgtcttgtgttcatTTTCCATGGCTTCGACAAAACACTGGGGCTCTCCCCCgtcagtcaataacacatattgttctgctaaataccgagtggaaggatgtcggtctctGGCTGACCTCCTGGATGGAATCTCTAGTGGAGTCTTTGGCACTATCAATTGCTcatcagtctcaacatctccTTGAACTtgtaagggaacatccacatcacctctaccctggtggtcatcTTGAACATCATCCTCAACTTGagatgaaaaattcttcaaaggaactggaTCCACATAAGTTAAATTGTCACCCTACTGAGACATAGGTTTCTCtgccttctcaatatcctgaatcgtctgatcttctacaaacacgacatctctgcttctcataattttcttctcaactggatcataaagcttgtatccaaattcatcttgaccgtagccaaggaatatacactgtcgcgttttctcatcaagtttggacctttcatcttttggaatatgcacaaatgctttgcacccaaaaacacgtaaatgattataggaaacatctttacctgtccaaactcggtctggtacatcaaactgtagaggaacacagggtgtaggattcaacacatgaactacagtgctcaatgcctccccccaaaaggattttggcaaccgggcttgtgaaagcaaacatctcactctctcaagcagtgttctgttcgtcctttctgctatgccattcaattgaggagtttttggaggagtcttttgatgccgaataccttgctgtctgcaatactcatcaaatggaccagaatactctccaccgttgtcagtccggatgcacctcagtttcttcctagtttgtctctcaactagggcttgaaatttcttgaacttagccaacacttggtcttttaACTTCAAGATATAcacccacaacttccttgaatgatcatctatgaaggtcagaaagtatctggagccaccaagtgttctcatattcatagggccacacacatccgaatgtactaaatccaatatctctgactttctcgaatgaggggaattcttgaaggaaactctgtTCTGCTTCCCTGAaaaacaatgagtacaccttttcagaagtgtacttttcagtccacatagtagacttttcttccccagtagagctaatcctttctcactcatgtgagtcagtctcttgtgccacaactctactataccattatcctccatcgcattaataatgtcgttggagatctttgcttgcagaatgtacaatgcagagtgcttcatgcctcgagccataaccatagcacccctggtgagcttccactagccatcactgaaagtgctgcagtacccttcgtcatcaagtttacctgcagaaatcaaattcaaacgaatgtcaggaatatgcttcacatctctaagaactaaactcgtgccattatttgtcttcacatacacatccccaattccaatgactttaaccaagccatcgtttcccatctttactgttccaaagtcaccagatctataggatgtaaagaaatcTTTCCGAGATGTAGtatgaatggaggcaccactgtcaatcacccaactggtctcatgatatgcaacatttatcatctcatcatcatcaacaatgaggaattctgcaggagtggtagtagcaactctatcatcatcatctttgtcatctccattcttcattcccttccctttctcattcttgttttctctcttcaattGCTTGCAACATTTCTTGATGTGTCCCCTTTTcccgcaatgatgacactcaacatttgcaaacttgttagacttgcttctgctgttatctctgttcttcgaacctctgctcttacttctccccctcttttctataaccaagatctctgactgtGAAGAGGACCCCTgtatttttcttctcatctctttaTTTAGCAAACAGCTCTtggccatatccattgtgattacaccttctggagcggAGTTAGAGAATGAAGTTCTGAGCGTCTCCCACGAGCCCcgtaatgaaccaagcaaccataacccttgtatctcatcatcaaacttaatacccattctagctaactgattaataattccttggaatgtattcaggtgatcagataaaggagtcccatcttggtacctcaaagccatcatttgtttaatcagaaacaatttattatttccagtctttgtagcatataactgttcaagcttattccatagagaacgtgcatttgttTCTCTACTAATATGGTTGAAAACTTTATCATCTACCCATTtcctgatatacccacacacctgtcgatgtaataaagtccattccacatcagactttttttctagttttttagCACTAAATACcgtaggtaataatctttcacataaagaagatcctccatttttcctttccatatgtgataatttaaactattgagattaatcattctactagtatttgcttccataactcacACTGCCAACCTGACGATCTGGAaatcgggctctgataccactttgttgggagagaaatcaataaacaaccacagcggaataattcttctccctatatgcaagcaaatatagtgtatctctacttttatacgtgctggaaataataagaaaaataatcaatcacaccaaaccaTAAGAACACAAGcagttttttacgtggaaaacttccccggtgtgaggaagaaaaatcacgggacctagtccagttaaaatctccactatcaatcaaataatgggtacacaaagtcttctctaatcgtaattagagaATACAAAAATCTCTtatcaagatatctacaattttggcaaatacaaagagaattggagaaaatataccaaattcgcggttACTATTCACGGGCAAAAAGCCCAACTATCGagctccaaatccgatctccaccgttcagattgtagctccttgagtcgtgaacctctcctccaaatttcagctcgattGGAATCGGACTTTTGATGAAATCTGAGCAGCATGAGAAAAaaccacgtttttctctctttcttttgagaattgacggctcctctcttctcccctctctttttacaaTTTCCTTTAGGTTTTCCACACTAAAAGGGCTGGGCTTTGGTCTTTTAATAAAGCTCACTtaggctttcctccacatggaaggaaataaccgaACATAAGTAACTTGCCATACGGAAgcaattttttttattgtgaTCCTTCAGACAATTTTCCCAACTGAGAGTACAAAAAGGCGATGCAAATAGAAGAATTGAGGATTTATACTCTCATCCTCCTTGATGGAACCTACTAGCTATGTATGAATATTCATTATGCTCAGAAAATTATATGCAGATATACTAAATTGATCTTTTGTTGCAATACTAGAGAAATAGGAAGGGAAGAGGTATAAAAATAAGCCGATTTTGCACTTTTGATTTTCACTGGGAACATCAAATATGCTATTAATTAGTTTGTTGGTCATCACCTTTAGATATCATCATTGTTaaagaaatatcaaaatcatttttaaggtTTCGCCTTAACATGCAAGCATAATTTTTATCTGGATTAACGTCGATTAAAGTTTTCATGACCAAAAGGTTTAGACTTCAAAGTTTACTGTCCTAACACAAGATATGATAACCGAATATGTCGTTCCAGCTACTAATCGATCTTTAAACCcaataaattaaacttaatttCAAATGTAGGGACAAATGACTTGAAATAATATAAAACCCATTCTTCAATCTCACCCAAAAATATCTTATTCCGAATTTAttccttaaaaaaaatactaGCATTAGGATGCTATGTGGTAGCTAGGTTTATAATTGACGATATATGGATTCTTATGACTCCATTAACATAGAAGCTAAGCTAGGAGTCTTTCGCTACGTACATTAACACTTATTGATATATTAACGAGGCTCCTTGCTTAGCTTCTGATTTGATTCCGCAACTTAACTTTGAGGTTTTTGGCTTATTCTCGTTTTGATTAACTGTACTTGCAAATATGTGTGTGGGATACTCTGTGCCCATGTTTCTATGTATGATTCAGAAACAGTAGTTTGGAAACTTTTGGTGCCTATCTCTATTTTGGATTGTTCTTAAACCCCACATGCTAGGGTTTTGGTTCATCCATCCCTCTCCTTTTTCTTTGCCTCAAGTCTTATTCATTAAAAATTTTACTGTTTCCAGCTAGCTCTCCTTGGCGGTGACAAAGAACATGTACGCCCATTATCTTATCTCTAACCTAGTTTAATTCCTTTTGCTATtaactttattttaaaatgtatacCACTTAGCTAGTTAGGTGCATGATATTATATACGGCtctattattaattaattatttacttGATAAAATCAGAGTATGCTTCTCTTTATGTGTGTGCTACTACCATTTTTCTGtctttttttaaacaaaaaaatgttttaaatcaaCATTGAATATTATTGGATCACATGTCTTTTTGTGCCTTGTAATTTTTGAATCATAAATATTTCTGAAAGTATAATTGCATTGCCATCTATGAATATAAgaattatacatatacatgcatgcgCGTGCATGCGTACATaaactataaaaattttatttccgTGACGGCTGAATCGGTCTAAACTTGCAAAGCATATTTGCACCGATATGATTGAATGAAGTTTGTccaatatagatatatataattaataGTTGCATTTGAGCTCTTTCATAATACTATTATTGCAATTAAGTAATTATAATAAATAGTTGACACCAttgaaatttaattcttttttttattttaatataggAAGATGACATCCAAACTTTTTAGATGTAGGACTAGTTTAATTATGAGATAGTTCTACCATTTTATTTGTCTTTGAACAATTATTGTTGAAGGGTTTTAAGTTTATTAATTGATTATACCAACAAGGATTTTCTATgttgaaaaaaatatttcatttgaacATAGTGACATTCAATGATCATAAGTAACAATTATAATGAAATAGAATAGAAATATATAGATAAAAAAATTCTTATTAAAAATGCAGAAGTGAAAGATCAAATGGAATGAAAGAAGAATTCCGTGTCCTaaaagtaagatttttttttgCTGAGTAACTTTGACATTCACATCTTCATATTTGACGGTCCTAAGTGTTAGTAATTAGGCGTCGATAGTAATAATAATCGAATTGAATGAACAACTGAGTATGGAAAACATtccaaatttaaaaataaattaagccTTTAGTTGAGCCGGAGAAAGAGTACAGAGAAGAATacatttgagagagagagagagagagagagagagatgggaatGGCTTTTTAAAGTAGAAATTCATGCCGAGTTAGTTTAGGGCATTTCCAAATTTAGGCAATGCAAGAAAAACAGAGTATGAAAAATCGAAGGCAATTGAATGTAGATTCTAAAATGAAGGCCCCATCCCAACCATCACCCTCCCATTACAGCTCTGCATTCTGCAATATCCCAATCCCGCTGCTACTTGGGGATTCAATTATAGGAGGAGGAGCCCAAATTTATGTCGTCACGCGCCCTTCACGTGTCATGCTCACTCTGTGTGTAATGTGAATCCTCATTGCTCCTTCTCCCTCGGTTCCTACTTCCTCCCTCCCAATATAAAAacaattgaaaagaaaaaaatcagaCGCAACCCATGTACGTTTGGGCTGGACCCCGTACACTGGCCTACCCGAACCTAATTGACAACCCAAATTAAATCCACCGGTACTcagtttcaatttcaatttcaatttcaacttcaatttcaatttcaatttcaattacaTTTTCAATTTCAACCACAGGGGAGCTCAGCTCAGAGCTGGGCATTGATTTGATATAAAAAGGGAACAATGTCTCCACTTCTCATTCCCACGCTTTTGCCATCAACACTGCTGACTTCTTGACACAACAGGAACAGAGCATACAGCAGCAGCttcctaatctctctctctctctctctctctctctctgaggtCACAGCAAGAGCAGAACACGTCAATAAACTGAGCAGATTCTGAAATCAATGGAAAGCCGTGAGCCTTGCGTGAAATCGAGATTCAAAAGAGTTTGTGTTTTCTGCGGTAGCAGCCATGGCAAGAACCCCGGTTACCAGCTCGCCGCCGTCCAGCTCGCCAACCAACTTGTGAGTGCAAATCAAAAACGCAGAGAAGCTTTTAGACGACTGTTTAATCAATTTCTGTTCCTTGGTTTGTTTATCTTTCAATTCAATCGTGGGTATTTATAATTAACCatgtatattaaatcaaaatttaagtTCTGTCTCTGACCAATGATCGTCAATTCCATCTGCTCTCCTCAACCCTGCATTATTTTCACTTCTTACTTTAATAAACTAAATTTGTGCAGTAAAGCTTGTATTGAGATAGAAAAGCAGAGGAGAACATAGGAGAAAAGAGTGAACTCTGTTTtttctgttttgttttgttgtgtaTTTAACTTTTCTTGTTTTGGTTCCTTCTTGGGTTGGGTTGGTTGATCCACATGCATGCCTCATTGGGGATGAGATAAGAACAAATATTAAAAAGTGAAATGAAGTAACTAGAGCTAGAGCAGTCATTATTTAAATGTTTATTCTGAAAAAATGATCGTCAAATTGAAGGAGTGGGGGTTTGCTTTAATATAAAAATGCAGGTTGAGAGGAACATAGACTTGGTTTATGGTGGAGGGAGCATTGGCCTGATGGGACTGGTCTCCCAAGCTGTCCATAATGGTGGCCGCCACGTTTTAGGGTAACTCACTTTACTCCCAacttttttcttttcattcataTTTTCTTTAGGAGTTCTGTGTAATCAAAAACATGTGTTACCTTCTACTTTGTCttttttgttttaattcttcttatatgtttgtttattttttgtgCAGAGTGATTCCCAAGACTCTTATGCCAAGAGAGGTACTTACAAAAAGTTCTTATCCTTCCTAACAAACAAGCGCACTactctctctcttatttatttttatattttaccaAACAAATAAGGTTTTTAGTTGTTTATATGTCAAAATAGGAACCGACAAAATTGTTATTTATGTCACGAATATTATTATTTAactcttgcaaaaatatttttaaagataaatatcaatatatatatatatatatatatatatatatataaaggctTTTTGAAAGATGTCCCTCAAAAGAATTTCGGACAAAGACaaatatgaaatgaaaaataaaccTTACTCTAAAAGCATGTCGTTTATTATACTGACATGTCTGTAATTCTTTCTCGAGACATTTTTAGAAATATGAGTTGTCAATAATTTTCAGATATTAATACctcaaaaaaaagaaagaaaaaaaaaatagtgtgcAACCAATTTCTGTGATTAGAGAATGATAATAGGCCAACTCCAAATTGGTTAGCCATGAAAACTGTCCTTTTCCAGTTCATTGACTTTTCCAAGATTAAACCAATCGTGTGGTCGGGCACACTCGGCTTgggacccccccccccccctcttttctGATGATCACGCATTTAATTTTCCACGCTTGcatattcttttaatttattattattaaataactaaataactaaaaattaatACGTCagtgtatattatatataattaatgTACTAATGGGAAGTGTAGATTACGGGGGAGACGGTCGGGGAAGTAAGAGCCGTGGCGGGCATGCATCAGCGCAAAGCCGAGATGGCTCGCCAGGCCGATGCTTTTATCGCCTTGCCAGGTATTTCTTCATAATTATATATCCCCTCGCTTTTATTTAATCCTAATCTCGCCACCAACTTCTTCTTTTTAAAATTGTGGCATGCATCTCCCGAGAGAATCTTAAATAACGGCCAAgtctgttaatttatgtaaaggCGGCTATGGAACCTTGGAGGAGCTCCTGGAAGTCATCACTTGGGCTCAGCTGGGCATCCATGAAAagcctgtaattacatttttacccttttccctcacatatatatatatatatatatatatatataaaaataaatcagTAATCGTTTAAATTTGCCAAATTctaaaagaataatttttttaggtTACGCATAggtataattattttatttatttattaatcatGAATGATTTAGAAAGAAAGATGGTGATTGAGATGGGATGTAGGTGGGACTACTGAACGTTGAAGGGTACTACAACTCTCTCTTGTGCTTCATAGACAAGGCGGTGGACGAAGGGTTCATAGCTCCCGCTGCCCGCCACATTATTGTCTCTGCCCCAACTGCCCACGAGCTCTTCTCCAAACTTGAGGTACTTCTCCAACCCCACCACACGTGCACCTCCGCCGTGTTTGACCTACCCCTCTACTTTTGACCCTCAAACCCAACAGAAGCCCTCCACGTGTTCCTGCGTGCGGTCGACTGATCGGAGCCGTCCATTTCCTCTGTACCTGCAGGATTACGTGCCGGTGCATTGCGGGGTGGCGCCCAAGCTCAGCTGGGAGATGGAGCAGCAGCTGGGATACAGTACCGGAGTTAAGTCAAACATCGCCCGTTGACCTGATTCTCATTAATTTTAACCCCTTACGAAGGACGACCGTAGATCGCACCATATCATCGTCGAGAACACACAATCCCCCCGTAGGCGTGAGCTCCACCGGGAAATTGCCGCCACAGTTTTTTTTTGTTCCACTGTGGACCATGCTGtgaatgtatatgtataaatatttataatttttacttATTTTAAATCGATTTTGTCACGTGCTTAAAAGCTGACTTGGGTAAAAAAGGGCGCCAAGGTTTTTGAGTTTCATGTCTTGGGTCTCGCTCTCGCGCTTTTATCATCTTAGGATAGTTACATTTTACCCTGCTGTGTTTGGTTGACACTTTGGAGCAAAGATCCTTACCTATATTACATTTGAATAACATTTAGATTTTAATTTATATTGagtttgaataaaatataatataaaattatattcaaattcatccaaacttaaatttaaagttcaaaatttatgtTTCCAAACTAAGTATTAGAAAAAGAGAGCTATAATTTGGATACATGCAACAAACATTTAGaatattctttttttaaaaaaattactgtATCCacacataatttttatgaaaaataaaatcagACTTCATTACAactttgtaaaagataaaatgaaATTGCAATAAATATGAAGCACttaaaatatatgttttatattattTTCCCAATTGATGTGTTTGCTGTATACCACTTTGAAATTATGAGCATACCAAAAGTCTGAATAAATTGGACTTGAGCTTCCTTGATTGCTACAAAAGCAAGCAGAAatgtttattattatgatataatatataattcctaagaattaaattgaaaaattaagGTACATGTTCattttgtggtgaaaatatttttattttttcattcttaatttttaaagtaGTTATAAAAATTGTCACCCAActgtctaatttttttttttttttaaaaaagttgcaaattttatttttttaaaattatcataCAAATATTGGAAAGCAGGGATAAGGTAATATTCTTGTAATCTGTATAAAACAAAAGGGAAATAATTTTTCCACAATTAAACGGACCTTGCCACTGTCCTACTGTAGATTACAGCACGGCCCATGTTGATGCCCAGGCCCAGACGCGTGCTCCCATTCCCACAGATTGAGGCCCACGAAGAGTCTGAAGTCTTGCCATGGCTTCCCCCGAGACGAGAGTTTTGGGCCCGTGAAGTCTTCTGGGCCTCTTGGGCCCACAAATCGCCTAATTTCAGCCTAGTATTCAAAGAGTGGCCCAGGAAGATTGCTTCTCCACCATGTTTAAGTGTCAACAATCTCAATTTCCCTCACGTGCGCTTCAATCTTGTTCTTGTTGCAAAGGACATTATCCTTCATTATAAATGAACTACCAACTTGACATTTCTTTCAGCAAAAGAATGACAATCATTGAATTTTTCAAGTGCTGAGTTTCCAGTTCCCATTCAActgttttttttcttattttttctatttccacattttatttatttttaaaataaaatgatttgaaataatTATCTCACCCTTTCCCCCAATggcaaaaacataaacatattattTATGAACTATAAACCCATAGAAAGTCGTACAAAATGAACTACCAACTAGAAAATAACTATTCCATCAGAATGTGCATGCTAACTGAACGGGTGAAAATGTCATACACTAACTTGAGCTGAGATGGAGTTGCTGCAGCATTTCTCCTGCAACCATTTCAACCGTATCTCGCCATTTCTCAGTGAAATGAACATCTCCCTCAAGTCTGGTTCCTCGAAGAGGTCCAAAGCAGTAAAGTAGATCCCTTGATCAATGCCTTCTATCTCATCCAATGCTCTAATGCAATTTGTTATACTATATCTCTCATCAATCTGCGCTGCCTCTGCTGTTCTACACTTGGAAGCAGCAACCATTTCTAACATGGCTTCTGCTATAGCATCATTTATTCCTTCATCCCTGCCACCTCTACCAGGAAAAGAGTTTGCCTCAGATAAGCGCTTCTTCCTCCTTCCAGCAAGGTTCTTGTTCACCTTCTCTGCTGAAGAAGCTTTCCCTTGTACAAATCTTGAGCAAGATGGAGTATTGGACCTCGGGGTTTCACTCTCGGGGCATGGAGTTAACCCTGCAGTATCAATTCCAACAGGTTTGCTGACTATCTCCTCATAGTGACTCGATTGGGCATATCTTCCGTCAACTCCTGCTTCTGTGAATATTGTGCATAGCTGATCATATATGGGACAGTCCTTAACTTTGACTGTTTCAGTCCTTGACTGTGTCTGTAACTACAATCCAACAGAAGCTCAGAttctaataaaatataaaaaagaggatttgaaaaggaaaaagatgcATACCCCAATATCTTCCCACAGGTCAAATCCAATGCAACAAGAATCATCCATTGCATATTCATTTTGATCGAAAGCAGACTTCAGGTTATAATAGCGTGTCCTCAGAACATCCAGGTGCTTCCTCAACTGGTTGTTGTTGAAGTTGAGATCTGTTTGCTTATTGAATTTATCACGTATATGATTCCATGTTTTCTTGTCAAAAACATTGTTTGGTCGGTTTCCCAGTTGAATCTGCTCAACAACCAAGTCTGCAAATATCTTATCGAGGGATGCTGTCCATCTTGTCCTTAGACGTTCTTGTTTGGGCTGATGGCTGGCTTCAATCTCCATCTGAAaccatgaaataaatttttatttaataaaatgtgtccataaaaaaaagaattaaaaaaccTCAAAAACCAAAGAAtggaaaaaaagaagagagagagagagagagagagagagagagagagagagagagagagagagagagagagaactctaACAATCCAAGATTCCTAAACTGCCAAAGAAGATATCATATGGAACGATGTTCTGACTGGACCATACAGAAACATCATTCCTGTGATGTGGCAAAAACAATACACAAGGTCTTGCAGCTTGTACACCTTAACACATTAACAGAAGTGCAGTCATTTAAACCTTTTTAAATGTAAAGCACATCTCCTATTCAAAGgatttgaaaaacttgttttttttaatttaagaaatTATACAAGCAGCAAAAAGGGGAACAGCATTAAGAAACCACCAGCAactcccttttaaaaaaaattgtagacAGCATGTCATAAACAAGAAAAGGATCAACATGACTGTTGCGCACCATCAAGACCTTTAGATTTTTAGCCAGGAGATCTTAGCAAATGCATATGGAAGTCAATCCAGCCCCTGTGCAGCAAACTGTATCATGTGCACAAGATGTCATGCATTGGCTATGATGTGCACTAATGGTTTGTAAACAATTTAA
The sequence above is a segment of the Malania oleifera isolate guangnan ecotype guangnan chromosome 8, ASM2987363v1, whole genome shotgun sequence genome. Coding sequences within it:
- the LOC131161400 gene encoding cytokinin riboside 5'-monophosphate phosphoribohydrolase LOG1-like is translated as MESREPCVKSRFKRVCVFCGSSHGKNPGYQLAAVQLANQLVERNIDLVYGGGSIGLMGLVSQAVHNGGRHVLGVIPKTLMPREITGETVGEVRAVAGMHQRKAEMARQADAFIALPGGYGTLEELLEVITWAQLGIHEKPVGLLNVEGYYNSLLCFIDKAVDEGFIAPAARHIIVSAPTAHELFSKLEDYVPVHCGVAPKLSWEMEQQLGYSTGVKSNIAR
- the LOC131161399 gene encoding L10-interacting MYB domain-containing protein-like isoform X2, which translates into the protein MEIEASHQPKQERLRTRWTASLDKIFADLVVEQIQLGNRPNNVFDKKTWNHIRDKFNKQTDLNFNNNQLRKHLDVLRTRYYNLKSAFDQNEYAMDDSCCIGFDLWEDIGTQSRTETVKVKDCPIYDQLCTIFTEAGVDGRYAQSSHYEEIVSKPVGIDTAGLTPCPESETPRSNTPSCSRFVQGKASSAEKVNKNLAGRRKKRLSEANSFPGRGGRDEGINDAIAEAMLEMVAASKCRTAEAAQIDERYSITNCIRALDEIEGIDQGIYFTALDLFEEPDLREMFISLRNGEIRLKWLQEKCCSNSISAQVSV
- the LOC131161399 gene encoding L10-interacting MYB domain-containing protein-like isoform X1; translated protein: MEIEASHQPKQERLRTRWTASLDKIFADLVVEQIQLGNRPNNVFDKKTWNHIRDKFNKQTDLNFNNNQLRKHLDVLRTRYYNLKSAFDQNEYAMDDSCCIGFDLWEDIGLQTQSRTETVKVKDCPIYDQLCTIFTEAGVDGRYAQSSHYEEIVSKPVGIDTAGLTPCPESETPRSNTPSCSRFVQGKASSAEKVNKNLAGRRKKRLSEANSFPGRGGRDEGINDAIAEAMLEMVAASKCRTAEAAQIDERYSITNCIRALDEIEGIDQGIYFTALDLFEEPDLREMFISLRNGEIRLKWLQEKCCSNSISAQVSV